One Bacteroidota bacterium genomic window carries:
- a CDS encoding SpoIIE family protein phosphatase, giving the protein MIQQNKELKKYKIKVLLIDDQQIVGSAVSMMLSTEKDIEFHFCQEPALALSKAEEIEPTVILQDLVMPDIDGLTLVKFFRGHPRLKDVPLIVLSSKEEAVTKADAFEVGANDYLVKLPDKIELIARIRYHSKGYIALMERNEMYQALLESKEALANELNRAAEYVISLLPDPLKKGIVLSEWRFVPSADLGGDSFGYHWIDDDHFAVYLLDVCDHGVGPALLSVSALNVLRSQTLPNTDFRDPVSVLNTLNETFVMEKQNNLYFTIWYGVFNRTTRELVYGSAGHPPALLFVPDGEVKELITKNLIVGHLPNFPYKSARVNVPEGAKFYVFSDGVYEVEVTPGKMWTLEEMRDLIGKEQSVDNSELDKLYTHIKMLNRDSNLPDDFSILKLSF; this is encoded by the coding sequence ATGATACAGCAGAACAAGGAACTTAAAAAATATAAAATAAAAGTCCTTCTGATTGATGATCAACAAATAGTCGGTAGTGCAGTCTCAATGATGCTTTCCACCGAAAAGGATATTGAGTTCCACTTCTGTCAGGAGCCTGCCCTTGCACTCTCCAAAGCGGAAGAGATAGAACCAACGGTTATTTTACAGGACCTTGTGATGCCTGATATTGACGGCCTCACACTTGTAAAATTCTTCAGGGGGCATCCGAGGCTGAAGGATGTTCCCCTGATTGTTCTCTCTTCAAAAGAGGAGGCTGTAACAAAAGCCGATGCATTCGAAGTGGGGGCAAATGACTATCTCGTGAAGCTTCCCGACAAGATCGAGCTTATCGCAAGAATCAGGTATCACTCCAAAGGTTATATCGCCCTGATGGAGAGAAATGAAATGTATCAGGCTCTCCTTGAAAGCAAAGAGGCGCTTGCAAACGAACTTAACCGTGCGGCGGAATATGTGATTTCACTCCTGCCCGACCCTTTGAAAAAGGGGATCGTCCTCTCGGAGTGGAGATTTGTCCCTTCGGCTGATCTCGGAGGTGACTCTTTTGGGTATCACTGGATTGATGATGATCATTTTGCCGTATATCTTCTGGATGTCTGCGACCATGGTGTGGGACCCGCACTTCTCTCCGTTTCCGCGCTGAATGTTTTAAGAAGCCAGACTCTTCCCAATACCGATTTTAGAGACCCCGTTTCTGTTCTCAACACACTCAACGAAACATTTGTGATGGAAAAACAGAATAATCTCTATTTTACCATCTGGTACGGTGTGTTCAACAGGACAACCCGTGAACTCGTTTATGGAAGTGCGGGACATCCCCCTGCCCTCCTGTTTGTTCCCGATGGTGAGGTGAAAGAACTTATAACCAAGAATCTGATTGTGGGGCATCTCCCTAATTTCCCCTACAAATCTGCCCGGGTGAATGTTCCCGAAGGTGCTAAATTCTATGTCTTTTCTGATGGTGTATATGAAGTGGAAGTGACGCCGGGAAAAATGTGGACGCTCGAGGAGATGAGGGATCTGATCGGAAAGGAACAGTCAGTCGACAATTCCGAACTCGATAAGCTCTACACACATATTAAAATGCTAAATCGCGACAGTAATCTGCCCGATGATTTCTCAATACTAAAACTTTCTTTCTGA
- a CDS encoding chemotaxis response regulator protein-glutamate methylesterase yields MRIGIVNDLSLAVEALRRVVSAIDGLEIAWVAYNGKQAVEFAIKDRPDLILMDLIMPEMDGVQATAEIMKKSPCAILVVTASVGANSSKVFEAMGHGALDAVATPVFDFSGNATGAQELINKINSLKRLIQGKSYFKPVIPPKPAKMDFPLVAIGSSTGGPKALATIFSALPEKFSAAIVVIQHVDQRFAEELASWLDKQTQLSVNIAVHGEAPEPGKVLLAGTNDHLILDNHGKFAYVTEPKDYPYRPSVDAFYHSLCDNWGAKDTAVLLTGMGKDGAEGLLKLKESGWLTIAQDEASSIVYGMPKAAADINAAKKILDPAKIAFELSLLYGRKEFK; encoded by the coding sequence ATGAGAATAGGAATTGTTAATGATCTTTCCCTCGCTGTCGAAGCGCTCAGGAGGGTGGTTTCAGCCATCGATGGCCTCGAAATTGCCTGGGTTGCTTATAACGGCAAACAGGCGGTTGAGTTCGCAATAAAAGACAGACCTGATCTGATTCTGATGGATCTGATTATGCCCGAGATGGATGGTGTTCAGGCTACCGCGGAAATTATGAAAAAATCACCGTGCGCAATCCTTGTGGTTACAGCATCGGTTGGCGCAAACTCATCGAAGGTTTTTGAAGCAATGGGGCACGGTGCCCTCGATGCTGTTGCCACACCTGTTTTCGATTTTTCGGGAAACGCCACTGGTGCCCAGGAACTGATCAACAAAATAAACTCTTTGAAAAGACTGATCCAGGGGAAAAGTTACTTTAAGCCTGTTATTCCGCCAAAACCGGCAAAGATGGACTTTCCTCTTGTCGCCATTGGTTCCTCCACAGGGGGTCCCAAAGCACTTGCCACCATTTTCTCTGCACTTCCCGAAAAATTCTCCGCTGCCATCGTTGTTATTCAGCATGTGGACCAGCGGTTTGCGGAGGAACTTGCGAGCTGGCTGGACAAGCAGACTCAGTTGAGTGTAAACATTGCCGTTCATGGAGAGGCACCCGAACCGGGGAAGGTGTTGCTCGCCGGAACGAATGACCATCTGATTCTGGACAATCACGGCAAGTTTGCGTATGTTACGGAACCAAAAGATTATCCGTACCGCCCCTCGGTGGATGCTTTTTACCATTCACTGTGCGATAACTGGGGAGCAAAAGACACCGCTGTTCTTCTGACCGGAATGGGGAAGGATGGTGCCGAAGGTTTGCTCAAGTTAAAGGAAAGTGGATGGCTGACCATCGCTCAGGATGAGGCGTCCTCAATAGTTTACGGAATGCCCAAAGCTGCGGCAGACATTAACGCAGCAAAAAAAATACTTGATCCCGCTAAAATAGCTTTCGAACTGTCACTTCTTTATGGAAGAAAGGAATTTAAATAA
- a CDS encoding response regulator, translating to MQNSALLEIFRSVITDNLPKFESAVSSGTGDDLKVIASTVQAIRSAAKVVGIDPVAELCKSMESFLNQLIESGGNLSELHENFFVTAGEIFREFGNKEPADIAGFLSEKRSVIQDLAGYFSKPLAPVQQEPPKKEKKEVKPNYDPVLVDLFKIELESHTKVLEKGLVDAEGETSNEKLEPLMRSAHSIKGAARIVGVHQAVGLAHAMEDLLSHSLKGEIRLTGSHIDLLLKGNDLFKMIAALPVDEIFSEIDNNIDQINSLSSALTAASKGETAPSQPAQKPKTTTESGDKQSDSPSPVQTQAAPPPFPSPQPQRQEKKEDALFVRVLAENLNRLLGLAGEIKIQAKFTKPFQGYLLATKQTLREAVRSQEGLNAAMENLGVFPEVAAELDSTQEVLERLEWNINTMIDKFDVFSRNIERLSESLGNQVIESKMRPIADGLHGIPRMVRDLAKDSGKKIRLEIVGEDTMIDRDILDKIEAPLSHLIANAADHGIESPEERIEAGKKETGKILLEAGHRAGFLTISVSDDGKGIDDESLRKKIVEKGYVTAEMAGSLSKSEILDFLFLPGFSTKAGVTKVSGRGVGLDIVMNLIHQVGGKTKIESEPGKGSVFTLQLPVTLSVIRALLFKVNSELYAIPLARVETLLSIREEEILTVEDRQFIKWNNENLGIVNCARLMNLPGESEKGTFINLAVIGDRTAKYAVAVDAFLGERDLVVSAMDGKLGKIPNISAAAILEEGSVALIIDPDDLVRSIEKYIHGSKLDKVTSSFMVSGKTRKILVVDDSLTVREVERKLLENNGYSVTTAVDGVDGFNSLQREDFDLVITDVDMPRMNGIQLVEKIKSDPKFKTIPVMIVSYKDREEDRLRGLNAGANYYLTKSSFHDESLVNAVIDLIGEAK from the coding sequence ATGCAAAACAGTGCCCTTTTAGAGATATTTCGCAGCGTAATCACGGACAACCTTCCGAAGTTTGAGTCTGCTGTTTCCTCCGGTACAGGAGATGATCTGAAGGTGATAGCTTCCACCGTTCAGGCAATCCGGTCGGCTGCGAAAGTTGTTGGTATCGATCCGGTCGCAGAATTATGCAAGTCGATGGAATCGTTTCTTAACCAGTTAATTGAGTCAGGCGGAAATCTTTCAGAGCTCCACGAGAATTTCTTCGTAACTGCAGGTGAAATATTCAGAGAGTTCGGGAACAAAGAACCCGCAGATATTGCCGGATTTCTTTCAGAGAAGAGAAGTGTAATTCAGGATCTTGCCGGTTATTTCAGCAAACCCCTGGCACCGGTTCAACAGGAACCCCCGAAAAAAGAGAAAAAAGAAGTAAAACCCAATTATGATCCTGTACTCGTCGATCTCTTTAAGATAGAACTTGAATCGCACACCAAAGTGTTGGAAAAGGGACTCGTGGATGCCGAGGGTGAAACTTCAAATGAGAAACTCGAACCCCTTATGCGTTCCGCCCACTCGATCAAGGGAGCTGCCAGAATTGTCGGCGTCCATCAGGCGGTGGGACTTGCCCATGCAATGGAAGACCTGCTCAGTCACTCCCTCAAAGGGGAAATCAGACTCACGGGAAGCCATATTGATCTGCTCCTTAAGGGAAACGATTTATTTAAAATGATCGCAGCACTCCCCGTTGATGAGATTTTTTCGGAGATTGACAATAATATCGATCAAATCAACTCCCTCTCCTCTGCCCTAACTGCAGCGTCAAAAGGGGAAACAGCACCATCGCAACCTGCGCAGAAACCAAAAACAACAACTGAAAGCGGGGATAAGCAATCTGATTCTCCATCGCCGGTTCAAACTCAGGCTGCTCCACCTCCATTTCCATCTCCTCAGCCACAGCGTCAGGAGAAAAAGGAGGACGCCCTCTTTGTAAGGGTTCTTGCAGAAAACCTCAACAGACTTTTGGGTCTCGCCGGTGAAATAAAGATTCAGGCAAAGTTTACCAAACCTTTTCAGGGGTATCTGCTTGCAACAAAGCAGACTCTGAGGGAAGCGGTGAGGAGTCAGGAAGGACTTAATGCAGCCATGGAAAACCTTGGGGTGTTCCCGGAGGTAGCGGCAGAACTCGACAGTACGCAGGAGGTGCTCGAAAGACTCGAGTGGAACATCAATACCATGATCGACAAGTTTGATGTCTTCTCAAGAAACATCGAAAGGCTTTCCGAGTCACTCGGAAATCAGGTGATTGAATCGAAAATGAGACCAATTGCCGACGGCTTGCACGGAATTCCACGAATGGTAAGGGACCTTGCAAAAGATTCGGGTAAAAAAATCCGGCTGGAAATAGTTGGAGAGGATACGATGATCGACAGGGACATTCTGGATAAGATTGAGGCTCCTCTGTCACATCTGATTGCAAATGCCGCCGACCACGGAATCGAATCACCCGAGGAGAGGATCGAAGCCGGAAAGAAAGAGACGGGCAAAATCCTCCTCGAAGCAGGTCACAGAGCAGGATTCCTCACAATCTCCGTATCGGATGACGGCAAGGGAATAGATGATGAATCGTTGAGGAAAAAAATTGTCGAGAAGGGGTATGTTACCGCTGAAATGGCAGGAAGCCTCAGTAAATCCGAGATCCTCGACTTCCTGTTTCTCCCAGGGTTCTCCACAAAAGCCGGAGTGACCAAGGTTTCGGGAAGGGGTGTCGGTCTCGACATCGTAATGAACCTTATCCATCAGGTAGGTGGAAAAACCAAGATCGAATCGGAACCCGGAAAAGGGAGTGTCTTTACACTTCAACTGCCCGTTACCCTCTCTGTTATCAGAGCCCTGCTGTTTAAGGTTAACTCGGAACTTTACGCCATCCCTCTCGCGAGGGTTGAAACACTCCTCAGCATCAGGGAAGAGGAAATACTGACGGTGGAAGACAGACAGTTTATTAAATGGAATAATGAGAACCTCGGTATAGTAAATTGTGCAAGATTGATGAATCTCCCCGGCGAAAGTGAAAAGGGGACTTTTATCAATCTCGCTGTTATTGGTGACAGAACGGCAAAGTATGCTGTTGCTGTCGATGCCTTCCTCGGAGAGAGAGACCTCGTTGTCTCTGCCATGGATGGAAAACTTGGCAAAATACCAAATATTTCTGCTGCTGCAATTCTCGAGGAGGGATCTGTTGCCCTGATAATAGATCCCGACGATCTTGTTCGTTCCATCGAGAAATATATTCACGGTTCGAAGCTCGACAAAGTAACCTCAAGTTTTATGGTATCAGGTAAAACCAGAAAAATACTGGTGGTGGATGATTCTCTCACGGTCAGGGAAGTGGAACGAAAACTTCTCGAAAACAACGGTTACAGTGTTACAACGGCTGTTGACGGAGTCGACGGCTTTAATTCGCTGCAAAGAGAAGACTTCGACCTCGTGATCACCGATGTCGATATGCCAAGAATGAATGGAATTCAACTCGTTGAAAAAATAAAATCTGATCCTAAATTTAAAACCATACCTGTCATGATTGTGTCATATAAAGACAGGGAAGAAGACCGTCTCCGGGGTTTGAATGCCGGAGCAAACTATTATCTTACCAAAAGTTCGTTTCATGACGAATCACTTGTTAATGCGGTGATCGATCTGATCGGAGAGGCAAAATGA
- a CDS encoding chemotaxis protein CheW yields the protein MKIKKENRCWKVIGVFGDKSCESLTEYLHCKHCPVYSNSAKEFFDREIPHEFLDSWTLALSKKKETKERGDLPVTIFRLGTEFLAIDTNSFLVAVELKPVHFVPFRTNRTFRGLVNIDGELLLCFNLDTLLGISRSGEEVKTEKAVYKRMIAVKGAGERVVFEVDEVIGVSRIISGTIKQLPSTAQKSSEIFSKGIFELDEITAALLDEHKICESFRSSIKFQ from the coding sequence ATGAAAATTAAAAAAGAGAACAGATGCTGGAAGGTAATCGGTGTTTTTGGAGACAAATCTTGTGAAAGTCTCACAGAATACCTTCACTGCAAACACTGTCCGGTTTATTCAAATTCCGCCAAGGAGTTCTTCGACCGTGAGATTCCACACGAGTTTCTTGACTCATGGACACTGGCGCTCTCAAAAAAGAAAGAGACCAAAGAGCGAGGCGACCTCCCCGTAACAATTTTCAGACTCGGAACGGAGTTTCTCGCCATTGACACAAACAGCTTTCTTGTAGCTGTGGAGTTGAAGCCTGTACATTTTGTCCCTTTCAGAACAAACCGTACTTTCAGAGGTCTGGTTAATATAGACGGTGAATTGTTGCTCTGTTTCAATCTTGATACTCTGCTCGGCATCTCCCGTTCCGGGGAAGAGGTTAAGACAGAAAAGGCAGTGTATAAAAGAATGATCGCAGTTAAAGGAGCGGGTGAGAGAGTTGTGTTCGAAGTGGATGAAGTGATTGGTGTATCGCGAATCATATCCGGAACCATTAAGCAACTTCCTTCAACGGCTCAGAAATCGAGCGAAATATTCTCGAAAGGGATATTCGAACTCGATGAGATTACTGCAGCCCTGCTCGATGAGCATAAGATTTGTGAATCGTTCAGATCATCAATTAAATTTCAATAA
- a CDS encoding chemotaxis protein CheW yields the protein MLCLTFEISENRYAVDAKEVVEIIPPVNLFPMPKAPAYFAGRFNYRGSIVPVIDLRDLLMGFSTKRLLSTRIIVVNYFVESESHLLGLLCEKVMDIIRIKPDELQSPGYITEEASYLGKLINLKTGIVQLVSINDLLPAYVKKNLFTELTSD from the coding sequence GTGCTTTGCCTTACTTTCGAGATAAGTGAAAACAGGTATGCCGTTGATGCAAAGGAAGTGGTGGAGATTATTCCGCCCGTGAACCTTTTTCCCATGCCAAAGGCACCCGCATATTTTGCAGGAAGATTCAACTACCGCGGCAGCATCGTTCCGGTGATCGACCTGCGTGACCTTCTCATGGGTTTTTCAACAAAAAGGCTTCTCAGCACTCGAATAATAGTCGTAAATTATTTTGTGGAAAGCGAGTCTCATCTTCTTGGACTTCTGTGTGAAAAGGTAATGGACATTATCAGGATAAAGCCCGATGAACTTCAATCACCGGGTTACATCACAGAGGAGGCAAGCTACCTCGGCAAGCTGATCAATCTTAAAACCGGTATCGTCCAGCTCGTCTCCATTAACGACCTGCTCCCTGCTTATGTGAAAAAGAACCTGTTTACGGAGCTCACAAGTGATTAG
- a CDS encoding methyl-accepting chemotaxis protein, whose translation MEKLQLTFNILLRRLTVLQKLVFIGLLLGVPLTILLAINLNSLWQGVEFAEKEKSGISFIRPLSALKVHILEHKSFTFAGTSSKADFQSHIAALNSRIKDEFDKLILTADKEGANIELDQETLSKKQDYDLSPRALQGKWEKLLTVSKTGQTAQVQQEYDKLINDFYKLMKLVSIKSKLILDPEGDSYYLMDVAVLRMPKVQELLSNSFYLAVEDEQDTVYSFDRLSEIIYLNRTLRAAIFDDIPGSVNSAIEQDPEFHGKSGSLSQVLPPMVEKYKTGIGSLIEIYENIIRNNKLYGVEDLTLLTSEQLDESLLFWAATLDELEKVIDTRIYTFYLSILFRLFIAGASFVLALIFIYFTARGIIKPVYGVAAITKNLAEGDINSAKEEIHKMEVTYLISGEEKSKDRDEIWNLFRAVRSTIFDLEILLGEVGKAGIAVTSSVTQITSSIQALNTAINEQAASTAEVNATGKEIHSSSIHLSKTVEEVADKSGKTLMLADTGVAGLNEITGSMASLEEGSKDISEKLAMLYQKTGNISNVITAITKIATQTNLLSLNASIEAEKAGEYGAGFSIVAAEIKRLAEETAMAALEIEEMIHEMQQAVKEGVVGVEAYAGTTRVSAGRISGIAESINEIIQYTRDVLPSFEVVSSQMHMQTDGAAQISDAMSELNAVAVHTRESISEFSEITSRLDGAVRSLREVVSKFKFGS comes from the coding sequence ATGGAAAAGCTTCAATTAACTTTCAATATCCTTCTGCGTCGCCTGACGGTGTTGCAAAAACTCGTTTTTATCGGTTTGCTGCTTGGAGTTCCCTTGACCATACTTCTTGCAATAAATCTGAATTCCCTTTGGCAGGGTGTCGAGTTTGCAGAAAAGGAGAAAAGCGGCATCAGTTTTATCCGCCCCCTTAGCGCATTGAAGGTTCACATCCTCGAACACAAATCATTCACATTCGCCGGCACTTCCTCGAAAGCTGATTTTCAGTCGCATATCGCAGCTCTTAATTCCAGAATAAAGGATGAGTTTGACAAACTGATTTTAACGGCGGACAAAGAGGGTGCGAATATAGAACTTGACCAGGAAACGCTCTCAAAAAAACAGGACTACGACCTTTCACCGAGGGCACTGCAGGGAAAATGGGAGAAACTCCTCACCGTCAGCAAAACAGGACAGACTGCCCAGGTCCAGCAGGAATACGACAAACTGATAAACGACTTTTACAAACTGATGAAACTGGTCTCTATAAAGTCAAAGCTTATTCTTGACCCCGAAGGCGACTCATACTATCTGATGGATGTGGCGGTTTTAAGGATGCCGAAAGTGCAGGAGCTGCTCTCCAACTCGTTTTATCTTGCAGTCGAGGATGAGCAGGACACTGTTTACAGTTTCGACAGGCTTTCAGAGATTATCTATCTTAACAGAACCTTAAGGGCGGCTATATTTGATGATATTCCCGGTTCCGTAAACAGTGCAATCGAACAGGATCCGGAATTCCACGGGAAATCGGGATCCCTTTCCCAGGTTCTTCCCCCGATGGTCGAGAAATATAAAACAGGGATCGGCTCTCTGATAGAAATCTATGAAAACATCATCAGGAACAACAAGTTATACGGTGTCGAGGATCTTACCCTTCTTACCTCTGAACAACTGGATGAAAGCCTCCTTTTTTGGGCAGCCACCCTTGATGAACTTGAAAAGGTGATCGATACCCGTATTTATACTTTCTACTTAAGCATTCTTTTCAGGTTGTTTATAGCAGGAGCGTCGTTTGTTCTCGCTTTGATTTTCATTTACTTTACAGCTCGTGGAATAATCAAACCGGTGTACGGTGTTGCCGCGATTACCAAAAACCTTGCAGAGGGAGACATAAACTCTGCGAAGGAAGAAATTCACAAAATGGAAGTCACCTACCTGATCTCGGGTGAAGAAAAGTCGAAAGACAGGGATGAGATATGGAACCTCTTCCGTGCAGTCAGAAGCACCATCTTCGATCTTGAAATCCTGCTCGGTGAAGTCGGAAAAGCGGGCATCGCAGTTACTTCCTCAGTGACTCAGATAACCTCATCGATTCAGGCGCTTAACACAGCCATAAATGAACAGGCAGCTTCAACCGCTGAAGTGAATGCCACCGGGAAAGAGATACACAGCAGTTCCATCCACCTCTCCAAAACAGTTGAGGAAGTGGCGGATAAATCGGGAAAAACATTGATGCTCGCGGATACAGGTGTCGCCGGTTTAAATGAGATTACTGGTTCGATGGCATCCCTCGAAGAGGGGTCGAAAGATATCTCCGAAAAACTTGCCATGCTCTATCAGAAGACCGGCAACATTTCAAATGTTATCACAGCCATTACAAAAATTGCCACACAGACCAATCTTCTTTCTCTTAACGCATCGATTGAAGCCGAGAAAGCGGGAGAGTATGGAGCGGGATTCTCGATCGTCGCAGCCGAAATAAAACGGCTGGCAGAGGAAACCGCCATGGCAGCCCTGGAGATAGAGGAGATGATCCACGAAATGCAACAGGCGGTTAAGGAAGGTGTCGTGGGAGTTGAGGCTTACGCCGGTACCACAAGGGTAAGTGCGGGCAGAATTTCCGGAATTGCCGAAAGTATAAATGAGATTATTCAATATACCAGGGATGTGTTGCCGAGTTTCGAAGTGGTCAGTTCACAAATGCACATGCAGACAGATGGCGCTGCCCAGATCAGCGATGCAATGAGCGAGTTGAATGCGGTGGCGGTGCACACCCGGGAATCAATTTCGGAATTCAGTGAAATCACATCCAGACTCGACGGAGCTGTCAGGTCGCTGCGTGAGGTGGTTTCAAAATTCAAGTTCGGGAGTTGA